caaagaaatgagaaatgtttAAGCAGATGCAATTGCTAAATTACCCTAATTTGCTCATTATACATTGTATGCACATATCTAAGGACCACACAGTACCCCATAAACACATGCGActattatgtgtcagttaaaatttGTTTAAGTGCTCTTATCATTGTGTCTGGAGGAAGGGTTGAAAGCCTTATTTGGACAGAGTGTCACTGCACAACTCCAGCAGGTTCCGTTTGCTTTTTATTCCAAAGAGGCAGGTGCTCCCTGCACTACACATCTTCATGGCCCAAATACATCAAATTCTACTTAGTGTAACAATCCGCAGGCGTCATTTGCGGAGTTTCCCGGACTTTGTCCAATGTGTTTTGACCTTTTTGGCCCAGCAGCCAAGGGATGTGTGGTTATGTGTTTATTCTTGGGGTTCCAGTGTTTCTTGGTCTTCATTTGTAACACATACAAGGAGAAAGGTGCTGCCAGTCTCTGTCATCCTACCTGACATCCCTGTTTAATGAGGGACGTTGGGAAAGGAGTCAGGACAcatggttcttgtcccggttccAGCAGGAGCCAGCTGGGTGATCTCCATGGAGACTTGCCAGGTACTGGAGACCTGCATTGCCAGGGACGCCTCAGTCCCTAGCCCGCTCTGACTCTCACGCCCTTTGTTGAGAGTAAATGGCCTGTGTGGATTGGAGAAAGACATTGTCTTCACTGCAAAGGAACACTTGACCCACATCAATCCCATCCCAAATCCCTGGGAAAGTCCTCTCAGTGCCTTTGCCACCTCCGAGCCCATGCCGCACtgctcaccatcaccatcacatcTTCTCCAGGTCTCAGGAAGACCCGCTGTACATCTCCTGTGTCTTTCTCCAGCCATGTCCTTTCAGTGCAGTACTCTTCCCCACTTCTCACGCAGCAAACCCTGCTACAGGTCCAGCTCCAGGGGTACATCCTCCAGGGAGGCCCCTCTGACTCACACGGGCTGAATCAAGCACTCCCAGAACTGTAACTCAGAATACaactctccctgttgctctgtgGACCAGTGGGATGCGAGTGCCTGTAGTCCGGGGTGGAGCCTTCTTCCTTGTGTGCCCATTTTCCCTAAAACCATGCCTGCCCACAGCAAAGCTCTTGTGAGTTACGATCTTTCTACATGACCTCTCTagtaaacagagaaaaaataagtaagaatAAACAAGCGGTTATGAGTTTAATGCAGGCTAGGCTTGGTGATGAATATCTGAATAGCCAATCTCAAGGTTGCTTTGTGTTTTGAAGATAGAACACAGGAAATATAACAACATCTCATGTCCTAGCTACTGCCCTTGCCATCCAACCTCCTGCTtttgcattctgggaggcagcagaagatggctcaagtgttcgggcccctgccacccatgtgggagacccggatacaACTGCTCATGCACTTGGTAAGGcaactgatgatggctcaagcacttgagctgctaCCTCCAACATGAGAAACctgaaaggagttcctggctgcagggtttagtctggcccagacctggttgttggggCTGTGACTCGGTGGATAGAcgatctctgcctccctttctttctgtctcatctatctctttctccatctgtgtcttgctttgcttttcaaataaacaaatctttaagaaaaagaagaaaggaaatgttaCTGTGAGATAAAGTCTGATTTCTATACTTTCTACCCAAATCATCTTCTCACCTTGAGAAAGAATCATCACTGTGACcccgacgccagcatcccatatgggagcaggttctcgtcccggctgctccacccctCCCCTAGTCTCCCTTACAGTGGGTGATACCGTGGGACTAAGTTCTTGCCAATAGTGGGAGCTCAACAGAAGGAAGGGGCTCAGCTTCTGGGCCTTGTTCACCTTCTGACAGGGTGTTTGCCCTCCTCTCTCAGACTGGAAAACGGCAACAACTAGAGCGACGTCCTGAGACCCTGAGATGGAGTCACATGCGAGGGATGGCATACTGGTCTGCCGTCCTGGGCCCCTAACGACCCTGTGGAGCAGAGGCATCCGGACCACGTCTCCAGACGGTGTCACGAAGACAAAAGCAAAACTCCTTCTTGTTAAGCCCTTCTATGTTGGAGTCTATTCgtcgcagcagcttaacctatacTCAGACTGGTGCTCTCACAGTTTCTATGTCACTGTCACTAAATCTTTTCAAAGCTTCCCACTGAGTTGTACAACTCCTCTGAGCGTTATTTTCTGTGTGGCCAAATACATCACACAGACTCTGTTCTAGGTACACTTCTTGCCCTATCCTCCTGCTCGGTCAGGAATGGGTGTCCCTCGGGTCAAACAGCCACCTCAGGAACTGCTATGTGGAACCCTGGGCTTGCTTTActggagtcatttttttttttcttttccataagaGTTTTGAATTtcagggggccagagctgtggtatagcaggtaaagccaccgcctgcagtgtcggctggttcgagtcccggctgctctacgtccaatccagctctctgctatggcctgaaaaagcagtagaagatgtcccaagtctttgggcccctgcccccacgtgggagatccggaagaatctcctggctcctggcttctgattggcacagctccagctgttgcagccatctggggcgtgaaccagcagatggaagacctctctctctgcctctctgtaactgtaaatctgcttttcaaataaataaatagatccttaaaaaaagagttttgaatttaaatttttgttgagaTATGATTAACATAAAGTGCACTCATGTTGCCTTCTAGCTTGCTAATTTTATATTCaagggtacttcaacaagttaatggaaagtggaattaaaatatgtatttctttggttccaaaaatttttggaatccatgcatatgaaggttcatcaaaaaggtcatggaataTCTGTATGATGAAAAtataagctggcgccgtggcttaacaggctaatcctccgccttgcggcgcctgcacactaggttctagtcccagtcggggcgccggattctatcccagttgccccttttccaggccagctctctgctgtggcccgggaaggcagtggaggatggcccaagtgcttgggccctgcaccccatggaagaccaggataagcacctggctcctgccatcggaacagcgcggtgcgccggctgcagcgcgcctaccgcggcggccattggagggtgaaccaacggcaaaaaagaagacctttctctctatctccctctactgtccactctgcctgtcaaaaattaaaaaaaaaaaaaaaaagaaagaaaagaaaagaaacgaaAATaatgccctttctctctgtctctctccctcactgtctataattctacctgtccaaaaaaaaaaaaaaaaaaaaatggggccggtgccatggctcacttggttaatcctccgcctgcagcgccagcatcccatatgggtgccagttctagtcccggttgctcctcttccagtccagctctctgctgtggcctgggatagcagtgaaggatgacccaagcgcttgggcccctgcacttgcgttggagaccaggaagaagcaccggctcctggcttcagaccagtgcagcactggccatacctgtcaaataataataataaaaaataatgcatggattgcaaatgtttttatatcaaaataaatcttttaattccatttttccacaaaaaatctttttaaatcttatttatttatttgagagagaaacagaaaaataaagacagacaaacagatggacagacagagacagacagttcATTCccaaagtgcctgcaacagctggtgctgggctggagaatgaaagccaggagtcaggcactcaatccagatctcaggaacccaattacttgattaCTTGAGTCAAGACTATTTACTCCCATGGTCGGccttgacaggaagctggagttgggagccagagccaggaacggaacccagctgctctgctgtggAATGGGAGCAACTTAATCGATCACTTgctccataaaatatttttaagtctatTATTCCAATGCAATGTTGTCTCTTACTTCTTTAAGAGCTAAAGAATTCCTTTTCTATACTCTGGCTTGTCTCTGTTTCCTTCAaaacttctctttctgtgttttggtCTTAGCTTTCATAGTTCACAACAGCTAGCTGTGATCATGTGAGTGTACTACCAAAGAGTTACCAGGAGAAGTCAGCTCAGACCTTTCATGAAAGCTTTATCTTTCTTAATAAAAGGGCAGCCTGGCCAccatctcctcttcctgtctcctgtctttgaGCATAAATACGATGCCTGAAGCGGGAGAAGCCATGAAGTAGGAAGTCTCAAAGTGTGGTTGGGGGCTCCTGAGGATTTTTAAGAACTTATAGAGGTCTACAGGATCTAAGCCACTTTAATATTAATTCTAAGATGTTACTCCCCCCCTTTTTATAAAAAGgtgtattaatttattaattatattgaaaataataaaatagcaacacaaagctttgtgttgctatatgggggcaaactgttgaaatcgttacctaatatatactaaactgatcttctatatataaagagaattgaaaatgaatcttgatgtgattggaaggggagagggagcgggaaaggggagggttgcgggtgggagggaagtttgggaggggggaagtcattgtaacccataagctgtactttggaaatttatattcattaaataaaagtttaataaaaaaagaaaataataaaataataaataaatgaaaggcagagttacacagagagaggagaggcagagagagagagagagacagagagggagggagggaggtcttccatccactggtttacctcccaattggctgcaacagctggagctgtgccgatccgaagccaggagccaggagcttcttccatgtctcccacattgggtgcaggggcccaaggacttggaccatcttccactgctttcccaggccatagcagagagccggatgggaagtggagtagctgggactcaaactggagcccatatgggatgctggcactgtaggcagtagctttacctgctacaccacagtactggccccattttttttttaattccctccTGACTGTACTGTTGTTTTCCAGAATCTGGTTGATACCTGATGACATTTTGATTCTGACAAGCAATGGATGCATGTTCATGTATTCTGGGGTTTAACATTTTCTGTCTTAActtctcattcaacaaatatcaaCAGGTATAATTCACATCAACAACAGCTCTTTAGGGTCCTCATATTTAAAAGCCTAAAGGGGTCCAGAGACCAAAAAGGTTGACAACCTCAATGGTAAAATAAATTACTGCTGTCATGCTGACACAATTGAATGACTCAATTAATGCCAGCCTCCCTCTACTTCCAGTTTTCTTGTTATACTAGAAAAATAAGCCCATATCCAATTAAACTGCTGTTGGTTGGATTCTTTTACTTGCATTCTGTTAGGAGTCAAGTAGGACTTGTATGCAGATGCCTAAACACTGATGTCTTGATGTTAATGGTTGCTGGATGAAGGGTGGAAACTGGATCTGATAGTGACCACCATGGGGTAGGGCCAGTGGGAGGGCTTCAAGTGACTGGGGACACACCCTCAGAGGTGGTTTTCACTGGAGAGTTCGAGCTTGGCcaagttctttctctgtttcctggcttacCATGTGGGCCTTCCTCCACACCCACCATGAGCAGCCTCCACAGGCACCCAACCCTGATCTACAATCTCCAAACTCTAAGCTGAAACAAACGACTTGTTTCCCAAAAAGCTTCTCTCAGGAATtctagtaaaaataataaaaaaagactgaTATACAACCAAATACATGTTAATCAATAATAGCCAGGAAGCCTGTCACAGagctgatttttctttcttttgctttggaaatttttttaaaatttatttgaaattcagaattatagggcaaagcaggagcaggagggagagagagagagagatatcttccttccactggttcactccccaaatggcctcaacagccagggctgggccagactgaagccaggagccagaagcttcatccagatctcccgtgtaggtgcaggggcccaagcacttgggccatcttccactgctttcccaggccatagcagagagctggatcagaagtggagtggctgggacttgaaccggtgtccatatgggatgctggagttgcagacagtggctttacctactatgccacagcatcagttcCTTTGCTGATTTCTGTTATGAACACCAAAGATCAGTAACTGTAAGTCTTTCTCTGGAATGTTTTGGTTTCTCCAAGGAAACTCTTCAAGCTCCTGCCTAGAGTTCGAGCAGGAGGGGGAAGCTAAATGGGGGTCTCACCAGCCAGGGTAGGGACTTGCACTGAGTGACTGTACTCAAAATATGGTGCTACCCCCTCTGATCCAGAGCCTGTGTGGTTCAATGGACCAGACTAGACAGCTCCCCCGTCTTCTCAAGATAAGTTGATGGTCATCTAGCGATGTGAGATGGAATGTGGACACAAAGATCTCTCCTTAGGCTCTATTTCGATCatcttcctttctccatctctctgtcctaCCACCGCGGACCTCCACCTTCTCACTACTTGTGCCTGATGTCCCAAACCTTTCCAGGGTTCTGGGAAATAGGGTAGCTTGTTTCTTCTTGGCATCAGGCTCTGCTCTGGATGCTATAACATCCTAAACTGGGTAGTTTATAGAGagtagacatttatttctcacagttctggagcctggggagTTGAGATCAAGGTGCTAGCAGATTTGGTGCCCTAGTGAGGGTTCATTTCCTGAGTCAAAGACAGTGTCTCCTGATGTGTCCTCATATGGTGCAAGAGACAAATGAATTCCCATGGGCCTGTTTTATGAGGACACTAACCCCACTCATGGGGGCTCCATCTCATGACCTCCTAATACCATAAATATCGTCACATTGGGATTAGGATTTGAGCCTGTgcatttggtggtggtggggggggttaTAAATACGAAGACCACAGAAGCATTCTCCCACCTTCCGCTGgtacttccttttcctttcaacctcttctccttcttcctcctcctccctctcctcctcctcttcttcttcttttaaggtttatttgaaagtcagagttacaaagtgagagagggatatatatatatatatatatatatatatatatatatatagagagagagagagagagagagagagagagagaatcttccatctgctggttcacttcacagatggccgcaacagctggggctgggccagactgaagccaggagcttcatcaggtctcaagcacttgggccatctgcttttcccagggcattagcagagagctggatgggaagtggaacagccaggactcaaactggcacccacatggtatgcctgtgttacaggcggcagctttgcccgctacgccacaacaccagccccctctttCGACTTCTTTATCTATTGACcatttgcatgcattttgtttctATGCCTTGTCTGTCTTTGCCTGCCCTCCCGTTTTCTTTGCCCTTTGAATCAGGTTCACTAAAAAGTTACTACACTTGATTTTCTGATTTTAGAAGCAAAACTTCCCTAGGCACTTCAGCAAGTCTCCAGAATGCAATCTaatctaatatataatatatattatataacatataataattCTGTTATTGCATGCTTTTTAAAAGTCAATATTGCTTGTCAGCCtcatccatttctctctctctctctctgtctctctcttccctctctccatccacatatgatttgaatatttttgtcccCTTCGAAACTAATATGTCAGACACTTAATCTCCATTGCAACAGTATCAGGAGATGGAGCCTAATGAGAAGCATTTAAATCATGAGGGCTCTTCCCTCAGAAATGGATTAAGACTGCTgtataggccggcaccacggctcaataggctaatcctccacctgcggcgccggcacacaccaagttctagtcccggtcggggcgctggattctgtcccggttgcccctctttcaggccagctctctgctgtggctcgggagggcagtggaggatggcccaagtccttgggccctgcacccacatgggagaccaggagaagcacctggctcccggcttcgaatcagcacgatgcgctggccgcagcgtgccagtcgcggcggccaatggagggtgaaccaacggcaaaaaggaagacctttctctctgtctctctctgtctctctctctctctctctctctcactatccactctgcctgtcaaataaataaataaataaataaaaaaaaagactgctgtaTAAAGGgtctgtggctggggctggcgctgtggcacagtaggttaaagctctggcctgaagtgccagcaacccataggggcaccagttctagtcccggctgctcctcttctgatccagccctctgctatggccttggaaagcagtagaagatggcccaactctttgggcccctgcacccatgtgggagacctggaagaagctcctggctcttgactttggattggctcagctccagctgttgcagccatctggggagtgaaccagtggatggaagacctctctccctgtctctacctctctctgtaactctgtctttcaaacaaatctttaaaaaagagggaggaggggtctATGGGAATGGGCACTCCATCTtactctctctgctctgtgaaaACAAGGTGCTCCCTCCTGGAGGATGTACTGTTGAAGGTGCCATTCTAGAAGCAGAGAAACAAGACTCCAACTTGCagcaccttgattttttttttattttttaagattaatttaattgaaaggcagagtggcagagagagacagagatcttttatcattggctcacttctcaaatggctacaacagcaaggtctgggccaaactgaagcccagagccaggaacaccatcctggtctcccacgtggatagcaggtgcccaagtgcttgaaccatcttcctttgcctccccaggtgcattatcagggagctggatcagaacagaggagctgggactgctcTCAGGTAGGGGATGCAAGTGTTGCAATtcagcagcttaatcctctgtgtcATATGTTggtgcctgattttttttttaacatttatttatttgaaaggcagactaacacaaagagaaatcttccaaccactagttcacttcctaaatgctttgggccaggctaaagccaggagcctggtactctatccaggtctcccacacaggtggcaagggGCCCAGTGCTTGTGCCTCCCGGAGTGcatactagcaggaaactggaatcagaatcaGTGGGAACTGAAATCCAGACACTCTgcgggatgcaagtgtcccaaatggtggtttttttttttttttggtatgtaaataaagtcctttatttaattttatacatagtatttattcattattttatttttcttgaaggaATTCAGCTTTCAAGGTCAAAATTAGTATGTGTTTACACACGAGGACATTTTCTTACTATTATTACTACCTGCAAATACATTCGTCAGTAATAATGTACTTTCAGATTTCATTTAGAAGACACCACATGTCTTTTAAGAGTCCTatgagtaaaatttaaaaagggaagtGAGCACAGGTATGGTGACTCAGTCCCCACTCCCACTTCTTACAAGAAAGCTTCCTGCTTCAAAACATCAACACAACATCACAGGACTGGTTCTTGTCTGATCATAATGTGGACAAGAAAAATGTATTCCTATTCCTTCTGATACTAACAGttggactgattttttttttacttttctttaaaaaaacacatagcaCATATTCATACAGATTCTCAAACCCATTTAGAGCAAGTAGGTTCTTCAGAATAATAGGCAGCCTTCAGATTAGGACAGTAACAAATTGCTTATAGAAAAATGATATGCACCAGATGTttaccagaaaacaaaaaatgagaacATGTCTGTCATGTTTTATACACTCAAGAACTTAGAGGATGATGTGAAAATAGTCTGAACATAATTTTAACAAAACCGAAACCCACTTTAGCAgactaaaaaaatcaaacattgaAGAGTCAACTATCTACCAACGTATCTAGTATCCCTGTTCAAATAGATGCTTTCCATTGCAGTGAATATTTGAATTAGAAATTCACTGTTAAGGTATATTTTGATTAATATGTTCCAGAACTGCACAGTGTTCCTATTTCCCCACCCTGCTCTCATCTCTACTTCTTTCTTCCAAGGATCAAAATGTTAAGTCATGGTTTTGGTGGCAACTGTAAATTTGAGCTGGCATACCACAGCGTGTTCACTAAGTTTCATGAGcataaacattaaaatgttaCATAAAATGTACCGTAATTTACTCCATACTCCAATCTAAGATGGTTTAATGTCTTGACAAAAGGTGAGATGACTTAAGTACATTTTACATTTTGCGCATTTAGACCACCATATACATAGACAGATGTTCTAATGCTAAATTCTTGGTCTTCAGTATCTCATAGTGCTAGAAGCTCAGAAGTATGACAGAAACTTGTAACACAGACTAACCACAAAGTACCAGATGTTTCTTGCCATTTGTGACCTTGCAATAAAAATGCGCCAGATCAGAATCACAAGAATAGTATTGAAGCCATAACGTATGTTCCGCAATTTGTTGAGATGCTTTCTAGCAGCAGGGAGGCCAGACATTTCTTCATTCAGTACATATTTCTTAGTTCCCATGCAGTAGTTCTCTATATACTCTGCCCAATGTAATTGCCGTACATCAATATTGAAGGTCTTTTTGTCTTCAGGATTTAGTTGATTCATTAACATATTCACATTGTCAGTATTCCAAACCCAAGAATTACTTGTGAAATATTCAAGAAAGACCATAGCTTTGTGAAGACGAGTTATTGTTTTCATCACCTTGGGCTTCTTCCAGTCATCCTGAGGTAGATGTCATACAGGAATGCTGGGGCCTTGTGGCTTACAGCAATCCCGTAATGATATAAAAGGTGATTGGAGGTTAGATTTACACTGGGCCATCTGAAGGCCTGTTCGAGAGGATTCCTCTTGAAAGTGGAAATTACATGGTATTCAACTTCGCCCCAGTGGAAAGGATTAGTGCTGCCTGTTGTACAATTGTACACCATGATGTTTCTTGGTCTATTAACTCCGGAATACCAGGCTGCCGCAAGACTCGTGTTGACAACTACATCTACAGGAACAAGATCTGCAAGGGCATTGTTGGAGGCACGCATTGTTCAAAGAATTCCTTTCCCTGCCGCAATGAAGAGACCACTTGGTCCATTAAAGTTATCAATCCATCCTGGAAAAGGTTCtttccaactggcacccacaatCGATGGCCTTACAATCACCACGTTTAGCTTTGCTCCTTCTTGTTGTACAACATATTCTGCCAACGCTTTCATGTATATATAAGTATTAGTTCTATCTCCTATCAACTTTGGTGTGATATCATTTACTAGGCCATCATCCATCCACTCTAAAGAATCAATCAGCTTCTTGGGGTCTACAAGGGGTGGATATACCACTTCATCAATATGTTTTCGATTgcagtaggcatatgctgtagaTACATGCATGAACACCTCCAAGTTCTTCATTTGTTGTGCAAGGAGAATAAGCTGTCTTGTAACAATCACATTTAACTGAACAGCATctcttaaattttcattaaacCTTACAGTGGCTGCACAGTGGAATATAATATTGGTAGAATCTATGATGACCTCTTTATCTTCCTCACTAAGAGCCAGTTTAGGTTGACTAAGTTCACTGTTGATTGCTATTATTTTCTCTGTAAAATCTGGATTTTCATCTCTCAATCGATCAAACAGCTTGTCACTCAAGATTTCTTCCACTCGTTCTTGAGGGGTCTGCCCAGCTTTCTGCCTCACCAAAACATATACTGAATTCACCTTTGGACAAGACCTCAGCAACTTCTCCAGAAGCACTTTTCCTAGGAAGCCAGTAGCTCCAGTGAGCAGAACATTCTTGACTTCATAGTATTCTGGGATTGAGACCATTTTGACCCTAGATGCAGAGGCTCGGGCCTCGCTTTCCCCCTGGCCGTCCAGCGATGGCTGCGCCACTGCCGCCGCCGTCACGCtctcctcactccccaaatggtgttttaactgctgtgccaaacacccagctcaataaacttatcttctaattccattttccagggaccttttgaagtcctctcatgtATATGTGTATTAGAGCTCAATCCCCCATGTTTAATCAGAAGTGCTGGTCATGTGACAGCCCCCTGCCCGTTTCTGTCCAGTGATCCTCCTGGATGAGGCCAGTGGCCTCCCCGGGGTGCTGCCTACAGGGGGCTCCTCGATGCTGTTTCCCAGATCTCTCTGGGCCCGAGCAGTCCTCTGGAAGCTTCCAGGCATCCTTGAGATAAGCTCCATGGATGTACAATTTTTAAGAAGATACTTCTTTTAAACCTTTCAGTTCACATTAGAGGAATTATTTCATTCATAATTTTAacat
Above is a genomic segment from Lepus europaeus isolate LE1 chromosome 2, mLepTim1.pri, whole genome shotgun sequence containing:
- the LOC133747193 gene encoding LOW QUALITY PROTEIN: fatty acyl-CoA reductase 1-like (The sequence of the model RefSeq protein was modified relative to this genomic sequence to represent the inferred CDS: inserted 1 base in 1 codon; substituted 2 bases at 2 genomic stop codons), with product MVSIPEYYEVKNVLLTGATGFLGKVLLEKLLRSCPKVNSVYVLVRQKAGQTPQERVEEILSDKLFDRLRDENPDFTEKIIAINSELSQPKLALSEEDKEVIIDSTNIIFHCAATVRFNENLRDAVQLNVIVTRQLILLAQQMKNLEVFMHVSTAYAYCNRKHIDEVVYPPLVDPKKLIDSLEWMDDGLVNDITPKLIGDRTNTYIYMKALAEYVVQQEGAKLNVVIVRPSIVGASWKEPFPGWIDNFNGPSGLFIAAGKGILXTMRASNNALADLVPVDVVVNTSLAAAWYSGVNRPRNIMVYNCTTGSTNPFHWGEVEYHVISTFKRNPLEQAFRWPSVNLTSNHLLYHYGIAVSHKAPAFLYDIYLRMTGRSPRXMKTITRLHKAMVFLEYFTSNSWVWNTDNVNMLMNQLNPEDKKTFNIDVRQLHWAEYIENYCMGTKKYVLNEEMSGLPAARKHLNKLRNIRYGFNTILVILIWRIFIARSQMARNIWYFVVSLCYKFLSYFXASSTMRY